A single region of the Lates calcarifer isolate ASB-BC8 linkage group LG3, TLL_Latcal_v3, whole genome shotgun sequence genome encodes:
- the LOC108896208 gene encoding thioredoxin-interacting protein-like, with amino-acid sequence MVAMTKRMKTFQITFTDPSKTFYCGGDKVSGRIEVEVNEVTRVSAVKVLGLGCAKVEYAKGKQRCRQEAEYLRYEEVLRLDDQPTDSDGSVVLRPGNKYEYSFGFELPQQGQLVSSYKGKFGYVHYCVKALLERPQQQTLECKKSFEVEEPLDVNTPDLLSPTGGMKEKKVTCMFIPDGQVSLNAKIDRRGFCEGEDIYINAKFENTCSRIVIPKAAIIAKHIYQANGRTKVFRQKLSSVRGNHIISGMCDAWQGKTIRVPKIKPSMLGCNIIRVEYALMIYVHIPGSEKLILELPLVIGTAGLGSRSSSVSSQEGSVSNASQSWVSLRMPSEPPSYADITRDCRLDQPLTPLLDDFDGDDSPIFMNTPAFQFPPPPVYTEAEEEYSGNARMMPVC; translated from the exons ATGGTGGCCATGACGAAGAGAATGAAAACCTTCCAAATTACCTTTACGGATCCCAGTAAGACTTTTTACTGCGGCGGGGACAAGGTGTCCGGTCGGATAGAAGTGGAGGTGAACGAGGTGACGCGAGTGTCCGCAGTGAAGGTCCTGGGTCTGGGCTGCGCTAAAGTGGAGTACGCTAAAGGCAAGCAGCGGTGCCGACAGGAGGCCGAGTACCTCCGATACGAAGAAGTACTGCGACTGGACGACCAGCCTACAG ACTCAGACGGATCTGTCGTTTTGAGGCCTGGCAACAAATACGAGTACTCCTTTGGATTTGAGCTCCCACAGCAAGG GCAGTTGGTGTCATCCTACAAGGGGAAGTTTGGCTATGTCCACTACTGTGTGAAGGCCCTGTTAGAGAGGCCACAGCAGCAGACGCTCGAGTGCAAGAAATCCTTTGAGGTGGAGGAGCCCCTGGATGTCAACACCCCAGACCTGTTG TCTCCCACAGGTGGCATGAAGGAGAAGAAGGTCACCTGCATGTTCATCCCCGATGGCCAGGTGTCACTGAATGCAAAAATTGACCGGCGTGGTTTCTGCGAAGGTGAAGACATCTACATCAATGCAAAGTTCGAGAACACCTGCTCCCGCATTGTGATACCCAAGGCCGCCATCATCGCCAAACACATCTACCAGGCTAACGGCCGCACCAAGGTCTTCCGCCAGAAGCTGTCCTCAGTGAGAGGGAACCACATTATCTCTGGCATGTGTGATGCCTGGCAGGGGAAGACCATCAGGGTGCCAAAGATCAAACCATCCATGCTGGGCTGCAACATCATCCGTGTGGAGTACGCTCTGATG ATCTACGTCCACATCCCTGGTAGTGAGAAGCTGATCCTGGAGCTGCCGCTGGTCATTGGGACTGCCGGTCTAggcagccgcagcagcagcgTGAGCAGCCAGGAGGGCTCGGTCAGCAACGCCTCTCAGAGCTGGGTGTCCCTCAGGATGCCCTCTGAGCCGCCCAGCTACGCCGACATCACCCGCGACTGCCGCCTGGACCAGCCCCTCACACCTCTGCTGGACGACTTCGACGGAGACGACAGCCCCATCTTCATGAACACTCCAGCCTTCCAGTTCCCACCGCCACCTGTATACACTGAG GCAGAGGAGGAGTACAGTGGCAATGCTCGCATGATGCCAGTCTGCTGA